A single region of the Nocardioides aquaticus genome encodes:
- the mshC gene encoding cysteine--1-D-myo-inosityl 2-amino-2-deoxy-alpha-D-glucopyranoside ligase: MRSWSAPAVPALPAAGPPVAVHDSTTGRLQTPSPTDGPARLYVCGITPYDATHLGHAATYVGFDLLNRAWRSAGREVAFVQNVTDVDDPLLERATKVGTDWRALAERETQLFRDDMTALRVLPPDAYVGAVESIPLVVTMIEQLQEAGAVYAVDGDLYHRVGSDPAFGQESGLDRDTMLTLSGERGGDPDRAGKEDPLDPVVWRAERPGEPSWDSPFGPGRPGWHVECAAIATEHLGGAIEVQGGGSDLIFPHHEMCAGHAQVVHPGVPFAQTYVHAGMVGYDGEKMSKSRGNLVFVSALRNSDVDPMAIRLTLLRHHYRSDWEWTDAELFDAVDTLATWRRALALGAGAPALPVVEEVLAALAHDLDAPTAVAAVQRWVDATLGTEGLADTGDPEASSTIHAVLDAALGLSL, encoded by the coding sequence ATGCGTTCCTGGTCTGCCCCCGCGGTGCCCGCCCTGCCCGCCGCCGGCCCGCCGGTCGCGGTCCACGACTCCACGACGGGCCGCCTGCAGACGCCGTCCCCGACCGACGGCCCCGCCCGCCTCTACGTCTGCGGGATCACCCCGTACGACGCCACGCACCTCGGCCACGCCGCCACCTACGTCGGCTTCGACCTGCTGAACAGGGCCTGGCGCAGCGCGGGGCGCGAGGTCGCGTTCGTGCAGAACGTCACCGACGTCGACGACCCCCTGCTGGAGCGCGCCACCAAGGTCGGTACGGACTGGCGCGCGCTGGCCGAGCGCGAGACGCAGCTGTTCCGCGACGACATGACCGCGCTGCGGGTGCTCCCGCCGGACGCCTACGTCGGCGCCGTGGAGTCCATCCCGCTGGTCGTGACGATGATCGAGCAGCTGCAGGAGGCCGGTGCGGTCTACGCCGTCGACGGCGACCTCTACCACCGCGTCGGCTCGGACCCCGCCTTCGGCCAGGAGTCCGGCCTGGACCGCGACACCATGCTGACGCTGTCCGGCGAGCGCGGCGGCGACCCGGACCGCGCCGGCAAGGAGGATCCGCTGGACCCGGTCGTCTGGCGCGCCGAGCGACCGGGCGAGCCGTCCTGGGACAGCCCGTTCGGGCCGGGGCGCCCCGGGTGGCACGTCGAGTGCGCCGCGATCGCCACCGAGCACCTGGGAGGCGCGATCGAGGTGCAGGGCGGCGGCAGCGACCTGATCTTCCCCCACCACGAGATGTGCGCCGGGCACGCGCAGGTCGTCCACCCGGGCGTGCCGTTCGCGCAGACCTACGTCCACGCCGGGATGGTCGGCTACGACGGCGAGAAGATGTCGAAGTCGCGCGGCAACCTGGTCTTCGTCTCGGCGCTGCGTAACAGCGACGTCGACCCGATGGCGATCCGGCTGACCCTGCTGCGCCACCACTACCGCTCCGACTGGGAGTGGACCGACGCCGAGCTGTTCGACGCCGTCGACACCCTGGCGACCTGGCGCCGGGCGCTGGCCCTCGGTGCGGGCGCCCCCGCGCTGCCGGTCGTGGAGGAGGTGCTCGCCGCGCTCGCCCACGACCTGGACGCCCCGACCGCCGTCGCCGCCGTGCAGCGCTGGGTCGACGCGACCCTGGGCACCGAGGGGCTCGCCGACACCGGCGACCCGGAGGCGTCCTCGACGATCCACGCGGTGCTCGACGCCGCGCTCGGCCTCAGCCTCTGA
- a CDS encoding ABC transporter substrate-binding protein, producing the protein MRLAPIPTRSGLIGLAATALVLSGCAQSDREESEGGSEQSGGTFLFAGSAEPVTLDPFFASDGESFRVSRQIFEGLVGTEPGTADPAPLLATGWETSEDGLSTTFDLQEGVTFHDGTEFNAEAVCANFERWYNMPRSAQTEDLTYYYISLFRGFATGPDAGDAIYESCSADDELTATVTLAKPFAGFIAALSLPAFSMQSPTALEEYQNDAAGNPRNSEYSTERPTGTGPFTLDSWDRGQQVTLARNDDYWGDVALVDEAVVVAIEDPTARADALRSGEIDGYDLVGPADVAPLEEEGFQVVDRDPFNVLYLGMNQAQEPLDDPMVRQAIAHALNIPEIISASMPEGTVPATQFVPDIVMGFNDDVTEYEYDPELAQQMLADAGADGATIEFNYPTGVSRPYMPQPEDTFNVVRSQLEAVGLEIKPVADAWSPDYLEKIQGTDQHGIHLLGWTGDYNDTDNFLGVFFGAESNEWGFDNPELFDALSEARSLPTPEEQEPLYEDINAEIMDYLPGVPLAHPVPSLAFGPDVDGYQQSPVQDEVWNAVSVQE; encoded by the coding sequence GTGCGACTCGCACCAATTCCCACGCGCAGCGGCCTGATCGGGCTGGCCGCCACCGCGCTCGTCCTGTCCGGGTGCGCCCAGAGCGACCGTGAGGAGAGCGAGGGCGGCAGCGAGCAGAGCGGCGGCACCTTCCTCTTCGCCGGTTCCGCCGAGCCGGTCACGCTGGACCCGTTCTTCGCCTCCGACGGTGAGAGCTTCCGCGTCTCGCGGCAGATCTTCGAGGGGCTCGTCGGCACCGAGCCGGGCACCGCGGACCCCGCGCCCCTGCTGGCGACCGGCTGGGAGACCTCCGAGGACGGCCTGAGCACGACCTTCGACCTGCAGGAGGGCGTGACCTTCCACGACGGCACGGAGTTCAACGCCGAGGCCGTCTGCGCGAACTTCGAGCGCTGGTACAACATGCCGCGCTCGGCGCAGACCGAGGACCTCACCTACTACTACATCTCGCTCTTCCGCGGCTTCGCGACCGGCCCAGACGCCGGGGACGCCATCTACGAGTCCTGCTCGGCCGACGACGAGCTCACCGCCACGGTCACCCTGGCCAAGCCCTTCGCCGGCTTCATCGCCGCGCTGTCCCTGCCGGCCTTCTCGATGCAGAGCCCCACGGCGCTCGAGGAGTACCAGAACGACGCGGCCGGCAACCCCCGCAACAGCGAGTACTCCACCGAGCGCCCCACCGGCACCGGTCCCTTCACGCTCGACTCGTGGGACCGCGGCCAGCAGGTCACCCTGGCCCGCAACGACGACTACTGGGGCGACGTGGCCCTGGTCGACGAGGCCGTCGTCGTGGCCATCGAGGACCCGACCGCCCGGGCCGACGCGCTGCGCAGCGGGGAGATTGACGGCTACGACCTCGTCGGTCCCGCCGACGTCGCCCCGCTCGAGGAGGAGGGCTTCCAGGTCGTCGACCGCGACCCCTTCAACGTGCTCTACCTCGGCATGAACCAGGCGCAGGAGCCGCTGGACGACCCGATGGTGCGCCAGGCGATCGCCCACGCGCTGAACATCCCCGAGATCATCAGCGCCTCGATGCCCGAGGGCACCGTGCCGGCCACGCAGTTCGTGCCCGACATCGTGATGGGCTTCAACGACGACGTCACCGAGTACGAGTACGACCCCGAGCTCGCCCAGCAGATGCTGGCCGACGCCGGTGCCGACGGCGCCACCATCGAGTTCAACTACCCGACCGGGGTCAGCCGGCCGTACATGCCCCAGCCCGAGGACACCTTCAACGTGGTGCGCTCGCAGCTCGAGGCCGTCGGCCTGGAGATCAAGCCGGTCGCCGACGCCTGGAGCCCGGACTACCTCGAGAAGATCCAGGGCACCGACCAGCACGGCATCCACCTGCTGGGCTGGACCGGCGACTACAACGACACCGACAACTTCCTCGGGGTCTTCTTCGGGGCCGAGAGCAACGAGTGGGGCTTCGACAACCCGGAGCTCTTCGACGCGCTGAGCGAGGCCCGCAGCCTGCCGACCCCCGAGGAGCAGGAGCCGCTGTACGAGGACATCAACGCCGAGATCATGGACTACCTGCCGGGCGTCCCGCTGGCGCACCCCGTCCCGTCGCTGGCCTTCGGCCCGGACGTCGACGGCTACCAGCAGAGCCCCGTGCAGGACGAGGTCTGGAACGCCGTCTCGGTGCAGGAGTGA
- a CDS encoding DUF3090 domain-containing protein gives MPIVHGFDPPERFVAGTVGEPGSRTFFLQARSGPRIVSVALEKQQVAALAERVDELLDEVMTSESTEGLVPAVAPVALEDGAPLEQPIEEEFRAGTMTLSWDPDDERVVIEVFPFVETAVVGPDQDEADEPEPDEMMLVRLEPGTARAFVKRTEQVLEAGRPSCPFCGIAVDPDGHLCVRANGFKRRDPA, from the coding sequence ATGCCCATCGTCCACGGCTTCGACCCTCCCGAGCGCTTCGTCGCCGGCACCGTCGGCGAGCCGGGCTCGCGGACCTTCTTCCTCCAGGCCCGGTCCGGGCCGCGCATCGTCAGCGTCGCGCTGGAGAAGCAGCAGGTGGCCGCGCTCGCCGAACGCGTCGACGAGCTGCTCGACGAGGTGATGACCAGCGAGAGCACCGAGGGCCTGGTGCCCGCGGTCGCCCCGGTCGCTCTCGAGGACGGTGCCCCGCTCGAGCAGCCGATCGAGGAGGAGTTCCGCGCCGGCACCATGACGCTGTCGTGGGACCCCGACGACGAGCGCGTGGTGATCGAGGTCTTCCCGTTCGTCGAGACCGCCGTCGTCGGCCCCGACCAGGACGAGGCCGACGAGCCCGAGCCCGACGAGATGATGCTGGTCCGGCTGGAGCCGGGCACCGCCCGTGCCTTCGTCAAGCGCACCGAGCAGGTGCTCGAGGCCGGCCGCCCGTCGTGCCCGTTCTGCGGCATCGCGGTGGACCCCGACGGCCACCTGTGCGTGCGCGCGAACGGGTTCAAGCGCCGCGACCCCGCGTGA
- the metH gene encoding methionine synthase has product MPSSDTASDTASDTTVPVTRVSRPDHRPDPTAALEAVLRERILVVDGAMGTAIQRDRPDEAGYRGDRFADWHRDLQGNNDLLTLTQPDIVGGIHREYLEAGADLVETNTFNANAISLADYGMEDLAYELNLESARLARRICDEVTAADPARPRYVAGTLGPTTRTASISPDVNDPGARNVQFDDLVAAYTTAMHGLLDGGSDVIFVETIFDTLNAKAAIFAIEEVFAAEGRRWPVVISGTITDASGRTLSGQTAEAFWNSVRHARPLLVGLNCALGAQEMRPHLAELSRIADTFVHAYPNAGLPNAFGEYDEASHETAAILREFADAGLLNMVGGCCGTTPDHIGAIAGAVEGRPPREVPEVRPALRLSGLEPFTVEDDSLFVNVGERTNITGSARFRNLIRDGDYDTALAVAVQQVENGAQVIDVNMDEGMIDGVAAMDRFLKLVAAEPDICRVPVMVDSSKFEVIEAGLKCVQGKSIVNSISMKEGEEKFREQAHVVRRHGAAAVVMAFDEDGQADNLERRKAICERAYRILVDEVGFPAEDIIFDPNVFAVATGIEEHASYGRDFIEATRWIKQNLPGAKVSGGISNVSFSFRGNNPVREAIHAVFLFHAIDAGLDMGIVNAGALVVYDQVEPELRERIEDVVLNRRPDAAERLLEIAEAHNLEGEVAEVAAEEWRGLPVGERITHALVKGIDAHVQSDTEELRAEIEARGGRPIEVIEGPLMSGMDVVGDLFGAGKMFLPQVVKSARVMKKAVAYLIPFIEQEKLDNPALATAKETNGTIVMATVKGDVHDIGKNIVGVVLQCNNYEVIDLGVMVPAQKILDTAREVGADIVGLSGLITPSLDEMVTLATEMQRQGMTIPLLIGGATTSRAHTAVKVDPKYDGPVVWVKDASRSVPTAAALLSPERREKLMGEVQADYDSLRTRHAGKGTRKLLPYVDARADATPIDWSGYEVPLPRTPGVHQLEAYDLAELREYIDWQPFFNAWEMKGRFPDILNNPTTGETARKLYDDAQEMLDQVVAEKWLTARGVYGLFPANADGDDVVVWADGDRQERRAVLHQLRQQGEHRAGVPHRALSDYVAPLATGLPDHVGAFAVTAGIGLGERVAAYQADQDDYNAILLESLADRLAEAFAERLHQRVRTEFWAHADDAGLSPEDLIAEKYDGIRPAPGYPACPDHTEKLTIWELLDAEKATGITLTESMAMWPGASVSGIYYSHPAAQYFVVGRIGRDQVADYAERKGWSVTETERWLSPNLGYDPDD; this is encoded by the coding sequence GTGCCTTCCAGCGACACCGCCAGCGACACCGCCAGCGACACCACCGTCCCCGTCACCCGCGTCAGCCGGCCGGACCACCGGCCGGACCCGACCGCCGCCCTCGAGGCGGTGCTGCGCGAGCGGATCCTGGTCGTCGACGGGGCCATGGGCACCGCGATCCAGCGCGACCGCCCCGACGAGGCCGGCTACCGCGGCGACCGGTTCGCCGACTGGCACCGCGACCTGCAGGGCAACAACGACCTGCTCACGTTGACGCAGCCCGACATCGTCGGCGGCATCCACCGCGAGTACCTCGAGGCCGGCGCCGACCTGGTCGAGACCAACACCTTCAACGCCAACGCGATCTCGCTGGCCGACTACGGCATGGAGGACCTCGCCTACGAGCTCAACCTCGAGTCCGCCCGCCTGGCCCGCCGGATCTGCGACGAGGTCACCGCCGCCGACCCCGCGCGGCCCCGCTACGTCGCCGGCACGCTCGGCCCGACCACGCGCACGGCCTCGATCAGCCCCGACGTCAACGACCCCGGCGCGCGCAACGTGCAGTTCGACGACCTCGTCGCCGCCTACACCACCGCGATGCACGGCCTGCTCGACGGCGGCTCCGACGTCATCTTCGTCGAGACCATCTTCGACACCCTCAACGCCAAGGCCGCGATCTTCGCGATCGAGGAGGTCTTCGCCGCCGAGGGCCGCCGCTGGCCGGTCGTCATCTCGGGCACGATCACCGACGCCTCCGGACGCACCCTGTCGGGCCAGACCGCCGAGGCGTTCTGGAACTCCGTGCGCCACGCGCGGCCCCTGCTGGTCGGGCTGAACTGCGCCCTGGGCGCCCAGGAGATGCGCCCGCACCTCGCCGAGCTGTCCCGGATCGCCGACACCTTCGTGCACGCGTACCCGAACGCGGGGCTGCCGAACGCCTTCGGCGAGTACGACGAGGCCTCCCACGAGACCGCCGCGATCCTGCGCGAGTTCGCCGACGCCGGGCTGCTGAACATGGTCGGCGGCTGCTGCGGCACCACGCCGGACCACATCGGCGCGATCGCCGGCGCCGTCGAGGGTCGTCCGCCGCGGGAGGTGCCCGAGGTGCGCCCGGCGCTGCGCCTCTCGGGCCTGGAGCCGTTCACCGTCGAGGACGACAGCCTGTTCGTCAACGTCGGCGAGCGCACCAACATCACCGGCTCGGCCCGCTTCCGCAACCTGATCAGGGACGGCGACTACGACACCGCCCTCGCGGTGGCGGTCCAGCAGGTCGAGAACGGCGCGCAGGTCATCGACGTCAACATGGACGAGGGCATGATCGACGGGGTCGCGGCGATGGACCGCTTCCTCAAGCTGGTCGCCGCCGAGCCCGACATCTGCCGCGTGCCGGTGATGGTCGACTCCTCCAAGTTCGAGGTGATCGAGGCCGGGCTGAAGTGCGTCCAGGGCAAGTCGATCGTGAACTCGATCTCCATGAAGGAGGGCGAGGAGAAGTTCCGCGAGCAGGCGCACGTCGTGCGCCGCCACGGCGCCGCCGCGGTGGTGATGGCCTTCGACGAGGACGGCCAGGCCGACAACCTCGAGCGCCGCAAGGCGATCTGCGAGCGGGCCTACCGGATCCTGGTCGACGAGGTCGGCTTCCCGGCCGAGGACATCATCTTCGACCCCAACGTCTTCGCCGTGGCCACCGGCATCGAGGAGCACGCCTCCTACGGCCGCGACTTCATCGAGGCCACCCGCTGGATCAAGCAGAACCTGCCCGGCGCCAAGGTCTCGGGAGGCATCTCCAACGTCTCGTTCTCCTTCCGGGGCAACAACCCGGTCCGCGAGGCCATCCACGCGGTGTTCCTCTTCCACGCCATCGACGCCGGGCTCGACATGGGCATCGTCAACGCGGGCGCCCTGGTGGTCTACGACCAGGTCGAGCCGGAGCTGCGCGAGCGGATCGAGGACGTCGTGCTGAACCGGCGTCCCGACGCCGCCGAGCGGCTGCTGGAGATCGCCGAGGCGCACAACCTGGAGGGCGAGGTCGCCGAGGTCGCCGCCGAGGAGTGGCGCGGGCTCCCGGTGGGGGAGCGGATCACGCACGCCCTGGTCAAGGGCATCGACGCCCACGTCCAGTCCGACACCGAGGAGCTGCGCGCCGAGATCGAGGCCCGCGGGGGCCGGCCGATCGAGGTCATCGAGGGCCCGCTGATGTCGGGCATGGACGTCGTCGGCGACCTGTTCGGCGCGGGCAAGATGTTCCTGCCCCAGGTGGTGAAGTCGGCACGGGTGATGAAGAAGGCCGTGGCCTACCTGATCCCCTTCATCGAGCAGGAGAAGCTCGACAACCCGGCCCTGGCCACCGCCAAGGAGACCAACGGCACGATCGTCATGGCCACCGTCAAGGGCGACGTCCACGACATCGGCAAGAACATCGTGGGCGTGGTCCTGCAGTGCAACAACTACGAGGTCATCGACCTCGGGGTGATGGTGCCCGCGCAGAAGATCCTGGACACCGCCCGCGAGGTCGGGGCCGACATCGTGGGGCTGTCCGGCCTGATCACCCCGTCGTTGGACGAGATGGTCACCCTGGCGACCGAGATGCAGCGCCAGGGGATGACGATCCCGCTGCTGATCGGCGGGGCGACCACCTCGCGCGCCCACACCGCGGTCAAGGTGGACCCGAAGTACGACGGCCCCGTGGTCTGGGTCAAGGACGCCTCCCGCTCGGTGCCGACCGCGGCCGCCCTGCTCAGCCCCGAGCGTCGCGAGAAGCTGATGGGCGAGGTGCAGGCCGACTACGACTCGCTGCGCACCCGCCACGCCGGCAAGGGCACCCGCAAGCTCCTGCCGTACGTCGACGCGCGCGCCGACGCCACGCCGATCGACTGGAGCGGTTACGAGGTGCCGCTGCCGCGCACGCCGGGGGTGCACCAGCTGGAGGCCTACGACCTCGCCGAGCTGCGCGAGTACATCGACTGGCAGCCGTTCTTCAACGCCTGGGAGATGAAGGGCCGCTTCCCCGACATCCTGAACAACCCGACCACCGGCGAGACCGCGCGCAAGCTCTACGACGACGCGCAGGAGATGCTCGACCAGGTCGTGGCGGAGAAGTGGCTGACCGCCCGGGGGGTCTACGGGTTGTTCCCGGCCAACGCCGACGGCGACGACGTCGTGGTCTGGGCCGACGGGGACCGCCAGGAGCGTCGGGCGGTGCTGCACCAGCTGCGCCAGCAGGGCGAGCACCGCGCCGGGGTCCCGCACCGCGCGCTGTCGGACTACGTCGCGCCCCTGGCCACCGGCCTGCCCGACCACGTCGGCGCCTTCGCGGTGACGGCCGGGATCGGCCTGGGCGAGCGGGTCGCGGCCTACCAGGCCGACCAGGACGACTACAACGCCATCTTGCTCGAGTCGCTGGCCGACCGGCTGGCCGAGGCGTTCGCCGAGCGCCTGCACCAGCGGGTGCGGACCGAGTTCTGGGCCCACGCCGACGACGCCGGGCTCTCGCCCGAGGACCTGATCGCCGAGAAGTACGACGGCATCCGCCCGGCCCCGGGCTACCCCGCGTGCCCGGACCACACCGAGAAGCTCACGATCTGGGAGCTGCTCGACGCGGAGAAGGCCACCGGGATCACGCTGACGGAGTCGATGGCCATGTGGCCGGGTGCCTCGGTGTCCGGCATCTACTACAGCCACCCCGCGGCGCAGTACTTCGTGGTGGGCAGGATCGGTCGCGACCAGGTCGCCGACTACGCCGAGCGCAAGGGCTGGAGCGTCACCGAGACCGAGCGGTGGCTCTCGCCCAACCTCGGCTACGACCCCGATGACTGA
- a CDS encoding histidine phosphatase family protein, with translation MATVILVRHGRTSANASGTLAGRTPGVRLDETGVGQARRTAERLGPVPLAGVVSSPLERCKQTAREILRARPDDGPEVPLSTDKGLVECDYGDWQGRLLKDLAKEPLWSTVQSQPSAVTFPGGESMATMQARVVAAVRRHDAAVTASHGDGGVWVAVSHGDLIKAVLADALGMHLDLFQRITVDPASVSIVRYTGSRPYVVASNTHAGDLSWMAPSPQADGEEAAAPQDAAVGGGAGPA, from the coding sequence ATGGCCACCGTCATCCTCGTCCGCCACGGCCGCACCAGCGCGAACGCCAGCGGCACCCTGGCGGGGCGGACGCCCGGGGTCCGTCTGGACGAGACCGGCGTCGGCCAGGCCCGGCGCACCGCCGAGCGGCTCGGGCCCGTGCCGCTCGCCGGTGTCGTCAGCAGCCCGCTCGAGCGCTGCAAGCAGACCGCCCGCGAGATCCTGCGCGCCCGCCCGGACGACGGTCCCGAGGTCCCGCTCAGCACCGACAAGGGCCTGGTGGAGTGCGACTACGGCGACTGGCAGGGCCGGCTGCTCAAGGACCTGGCCAAGGAGCCGCTGTGGTCGACGGTGCAGTCGCAGCCCTCCGCGGTGACCTTCCCGGGCGGTGAGTCGATGGCGACGATGCAGGCACGCGTCGTGGCCGCCGTACGCCGCCACGACGCCGCGGTGACCGCCAGCCACGGCGACGGGGGCGTGTGGGTGGCGGTGAGCCACGGGGACCTGATCAAGGCGGTGCTGGCCGACGCCCTCGGCATGCACCTCGACCTGTTCCAGCGGATCACGGTGGACCCGGCGTCGGTCTCGATCGTGCGCTACACCGGCAGCCGGCCGTACGTCGTGGCCTCCAACACCCACGCCGGCGACCTGTCGTGGATGGCGCCGAGCCCGCAGGCCGACGGCGAGGAGGCCGCCGCGCCCCAGGACGCCGCCGTCGGCGGGGGAGCGGGCCCGGCCTGA
- a CDS encoding SCO1664 family protein yields the protein MSSAPEEQAVPTGDLELRGRIMPASNATFLGDLGGVPVVYKPAAGERPLWDFPDGTLADREVAAYLVSCATGWDVVPQTWLAEGPHGLGMVQRWQEPDPEQDAVTIVGEGELPDGYLSVFDGLDEMDRAVTLVHEDTAPLRRMAVFDVLVNNADRKGGHVLEMTGGHRYGVDHGVALHHEHKLRTVLWGWRGDALSDEEVSGVLRVREALGGWLGAALADHLTDLEIACVDQRARRLLDRGCFPAPRGEYPAIPWPPF from the coding sequence GTGAGCAGCGCCCCCGAGGAGCAGGCGGTCCCGACGGGGGACCTCGAGCTCCGCGGTCGGATCATGCCGGCCTCGAACGCCACCTTCCTCGGCGACCTCGGCGGGGTGCCGGTGGTCTACAAGCCGGCCGCCGGCGAGCGGCCGCTGTGGGACTTCCCCGACGGGACCCTGGCCGACCGGGAGGTCGCCGCCTACCTGGTCTCGTGCGCCACCGGGTGGGACGTGGTGCCGCAGACCTGGCTGGCCGAGGGCCCGCACGGCCTGGGCATGGTGCAGCGCTGGCAGGAGCCGGACCCCGAGCAGGACGCCGTCACCATCGTCGGCGAGGGGGAGCTGCCCGACGGCTACCTCTCGGTCTTCGACGGTCTCGACGAGATGGACCGCGCCGTCACGCTGGTCCACGAGGACACCGCCCCGCTGCGCCGGATGGCCGTCTTCGACGTGCTGGTCAACAACGCCGACCGCAAGGGCGGGCACGTGCTGGAGATGACCGGGGGTCACCGCTACGGCGTGGACCACGGCGTCGCCCTGCACCACGAGCACAAGCTGCGCACGGTGCTCTGGGGCTGGCGCGGGGACGCGCTGAGCGACGAGGAGGTCTCCGGCGTGCTGCGCGTGCGCGAGGCCCTCGGCGGCTGGCTCGGCGCGGCCCTGGCCGACCACCTCACCGACCTCGAGATCGCCTGCGTCGACCAGCGCGCACGCCGCCTGCTGGACCGCGGCTGCTTCCCCGCACCGCGGGGGGAGTACCCCGCCATCCCGTGGCCGCCGTTCTGA
- a CDS encoding PAC2 family protein: protein MIEISHTTDLVDPVVIAAFEGWNDAAESASSVVDHLMHVWGARVVGAIDPEEFYDFQVNRPYVGTDETGFRRLTWPTTQIAVASPPDLDRDVILVRGIEPNMRWRQFCAELLAAVDELGGELVVTLGALLADTPHTRPVPVSGTATEPELVDRLRLEQSTYEGPTGIVGVFQDSCVKLDMPSVSYWAAVPHYVAQPPCPKATLALIGQLEELLEVSIPLEDLAEEARAWERGVDELAEDDEEVADYVRSLEETRDTTDLPEASGEAIAREFERYLKRRREDG, encoded by the coding sequence GTGATCGAGATCTCGCACACCACGGACCTGGTCGACCCGGTGGTGATCGCGGCCTTCGAGGGCTGGAACGACGCCGCCGAGTCCGCCTCCTCCGTGGTCGACCACCTGATGCACGTGTGGGGCGCCCGGGTGGTCGGCGCGATCGATCCCGAGGAGTTCTACGACTTCCAGGTCAACCGCCCCTACGTGGGCACCGACGAGACCGGCTTCCGCCGGCTGACCTGGCCGACGACGCAGATCGCGGTGGCCTCGCCGCCCGACCTGGACCGCGACGTGATCCTGGTCCGCGGCATCGAGCCCAACATGCGCTGGCGCCAGTTCTGCGCCGAGCTGCTGGCCGCGGTCGACGAGCTCGGCGGCGAGCTGGTGGTCACCCTCGGCGCGCTGCTCGCCGACACCCCGCACACCCGCCCGGTGCCGGTCAGCGGCACCGCGACCGAGCCGGAGCTCGTGGACCGGCTCCGCCTGGAGCAGTCGACGTACGAGGGCCCGACCGGCATCGTCGGCGTCTTCCAGGACTCCTGCGTGAAGCTCGACATGCCGTCGGTGTCCTACTGGGCGGCGGTGCCGCACTACGTGGCGCAGCCCCCGTGCCCCAAGGCGACCCTGGCGCTGATCGGTCAGCTCGAGGAGCTGCTCGAGGTGTCCATCCCGCTCGAGGACCTCGCCGAGGAGGCCCGGGCGTGGGAGCGCGGCGTCGACGAGCTGGCCGAGGACGACGAGGAGGTCGCCGACTACGTCCGCAGCCTCGAGGAGACCCGGGACACCACCGACCTGCCGGAGGCCTCCGGCGAGGCGATCGCCCGGGAGTTCGAGCGGTACCTCAAGCGGCGCCGCGAGGACGGCTGA
- a CDS encoding HAD family hydrolase: protein MTESTVALPAAVLWDMDGTLVDTEPYWIETEQELAHRHGATWTHDDAMALVGSDLMDSGVYIRERMGLDLSPREIVELLLDGVVRKVAREVPWRAGARELLSALGETGVPCALVTMSWRRFVEPVLEQLPAGSFAHVVTGDEVPRGKPHPDPYLRAATLLGLDPRACVAIEDSPTGAASAAAAGCPVLVVPHHVPVPPASRLSFADSLQGIGPADLVPLTRRDGRGSRSR, encoded by the coding sequence ATGACTGAGTCGACCGTCGCCCTGCCCGCGGCGGTGCTGTGGGACATGGACGGCACGCTGGTCGACACCGAGCCGTACTGGATCGAGACCGAGCAGGAGCTGGCGCACCGCCACGGCGCGACGTGGACCCACGACGACGCCATGGCGCTGGTCGGCAGCGACCTGATGGACTCGGGCGTCTACATCCGGGAGCGGATGGGGCTCGACCTCTCGCCGCGCGAGATCGTCGAGCTGCTGCTCGACGGCGTCGTGCGCAAGGTCGCGCGCGAGGTGCCCTGGCGCGCGGGCGCGCGCGAGCTGCTGAGCGCCCTGGGGGAGACCGGCGTGCCGTGCGCGCTGGTCACGATGTCGTGGCGTCGCTTCGTCGAGCCGGTCCTCGAGCAGCTCCCGGCCGGGTCCTTCGCCCACGTGGTGACCGGCGACGAGGTCCCGCGCGGCAAGCCGCACCCCGACCCGTACCTGCGAGCCGCGACGCTGCTGGGGCTCGACCCGCGGGCCTGCGTGGCGATCGAGGACTCGCCGACCGGTGCGGCCTCCGCGGCCGCGGCCGGCTGCCCGGTGCTGGTCGTGCCGCACCACGTGCCGGTGCCGCCGGCCTCGAGGCTCTCCTTCGCCGACAGCCTGCAGGGCATCGGCCCCGCCGACCTGGTGCCGCTGACGCGCCGCGACGGCCGCGGCTCCCGCTCCCGCTGA